ATACCCGGACCAATTGTAATAAGTATATAAGCATGAGAATTTTctagaattaaaaaaagaaagaagagatattcaatttctaaaataaaagatatttattttCTGTCATTTCTCTCCCTTCAATTACACGATCTGAAGAAATCTCAATCTCGATCAATTGATGCGTATCACAAAATCTAACAGCCTTCTAGGTGGCCAACGAGGTCGCTGCTCCTACATATGGGGCGACGATTACAAAATCATTTGAGTTTCTAATTATTTGCAACCAGTTTGAAGGTCATGAACTGAGTTCTCCTACCTAATATGCTAGTCTTTTGGATTGGATTCTCTGACTGAGTCTATAACAACAGTAGTATAAAGTGATCCACTTCTAATGTACTCTATTTATGCAATATGACGAGGAATTCCACTGGTTAATTAGCAAGCAATTAAGTATAGGTGAGATCAGTAGCTTGAAAATGAGGCGAAATGACAGTTGAATTTTATGTTAACAGTTTTTGCAAATCAAAGACTCTAATCAAAACATAACGGATTGTTTAGGAACCAAAGATGGGAAAACTGAATAGCCAACATAAGTGGCAACTatttacacacacaaaaaaaaaaaaaaaagttacattaaTGCTCACACAATACTTCTTTTAAGGCGGGGGAAGAATGGCACGTAATTTTAGAATGAGTATGTTCTTGTGAAGGCCTTTTTTAAAGCTCTCCAGCTTAGAGATCGAGTCGTTAAGAGAGCCACAGGTGGTGCAGCAGAGGCTCTAAATCGGTGCCGAGAAGGCGGGGTTGATAAAGAATCTGATTCTTGCATTACACCAATGTTGTCTTCTGCATTCCAGAAACGAGCTTCTTTTCTTTTGCTCTTAACTGTGGTTAGTACGTCATACTTGTTGCATATTCCCCATACTGTCACCTTCTGTTGTTCGAAATCTACCTTCACTGAGTATATCCCTGTAATTTAGCATATTAGTTACAGGCACAGAGATTGCACACAGTAATTCCTTTAAAGAAAGCCCATTTCCCTATCTCATTGGCCCTAGTTGCTTTAATCCACTGACCCAAAACATATCTGTTTGGGCATTAATGACAGCAGGTAGCTATTCTATAGGACTGCAATTTAATAATTAGCCACTGTGTCTTGAATTTCAGATTCTCAATTCAATTTTTTAGGACATAAAGTCTTGAAGTtagaaatttttaaaacaaaataaacgcTAAAAATGACTATTTGTGTACTTCCCTTTGGTCCGTCCATTTGGGAAGGCTGCATTTGTATTAAAGAAGAGAGACTTAAAACAGACAAGTCAGGACTCTACAAACTCAATACGAAAAACATGACATCTGCTGATCCTATAAGATAACTAAAAATATATTTCTTAATATTAGATGAAAATTTACCTTTGATATGGGAAAGAACCTTGTTGACTTTTCTCTCACAACCATAAGAGTAGAGAGGCACCATCATTTCCACATACTGAGGTTCTACATTTCTCCCAGCCGGTACTATCTGCATGTCCGCCATCACCAAATTCTAAGCTTCACCTTATCTCTACTCCTAAATTGTGTTATATATGTAACAATAGTTGTCGTCGCACCTCAAGTTGAGGTTGCACTTGGTTGATAACGAGTTATATATAGAGGGTATATTATGACATTGATGACGACGATCTCCGCTAatccaaaatcaaaagcagcagACAAGACACGCTAGATTCTTTCTTAAAAGTTGGATGAAAGAGCTAGCACCACTTTTACTTTTAGCTTTTACATTCTTAATTGACGTATTCTGTGCAAATTAATCCTATTTCTTAGCATTGTTCTTTAAGGTTGGCTGCTGAAAGTCATATAGAAGTTGTAGCTCCAGAGGCTTCTATTTTATGGTTCTCTGAATAAgggaaattttctttaaaaatacgTGGATTGTGACTAGGACGACTGAAAAAGAGCAGTGTCATCAACTCATATCATGTTCGTAAGTCAATCAAGAAGATAAATTCAAGTGGGATTGGATAATTCAATTACTTTAATTTGTTCACAACCCATGTGGCCTGCATTACTTAGCATGTAAGTTGTCTTTCGAAATGCCAAGGATTAGATTGTTAATTAAGGATTTAAAGTGTTTTTGGAAGCATAACTACGAAAGTTATTGTTTCCTCCATCCCGATTTTGGTACCCATTTGGTTTGGACATGACTGTTTAGCTAAAGTTGAAGTTTTGTTATGTTGAATTCAAAGCGGATCCAAAAGTAGAGAAACAAAATTGACTTTTTGAGGAACTTGGATACTGTAGTCTTCAAGTGTAAACACCAGTAACTATTGTTTCAAATTCATTTTTTGATTAAGGTTTCAATCTTTTATGTAACCACTATCAATGGATTTGAAATTCCCACATGATCATATAAAAGATAAGTTTGTAAAAATGATAAGTGTTATAGTTGTCAAGTTGCAAACGACCTAAAGagcagattttattttatttttattttttttgggaaGGGAGGGGGGTTCTATCTGGTTGTACTGATCATGATTCATGGACTTCTTTCATTCCCTTATTCTCTTGTCTAAAACTGACTCCCTCTCCAAGTCCAAGTTTCCAGCCTACTTAATTCTGTATCTGTTAGTATAACTTTGTGGTTGCTCGTTGATGTAGATAGAGAAGTTATGATTTTAATTTGTAAAATAAGTGAACCAACGTAAGGGATCGATCAATTTTGACACACCTAACTGAGAAGGGTTAATAAAATGAAACGATAGAGAATGAAGTCTTACTGTTTATGTTTATACCAAACTAAAATTTAATCTGTTGACACAGAAAGGATTACTATAGAACAAAAGGTAATAATCGGagacatatttttctttttcaaactttttccatttttattttttatattttttggctGAGAGGGTGAGCGAATACTGAATAGTGAGCGAACCAAAGATAAAAGTGaaaagtgatgacccaaaagaatTTGCTAAATTCCTTTTACAGTCATGGAAAGGTAGTTGCGCTTTGAGTAGCTCATGGCCTTACATGATGCCAAAGTAGTCTTTTCCTGGATTAACCTAAAGGAATAAGGCTGCACTTTCTCTGATCCCGTTTCGAGTTTCTAGGTCACTCTCTAATAAACTTGTTTTAAATTTAACCCAAAAAACATCCCCATACATTGAGAGTTCTCATTAATTAAGCCACTTTTAATTTATGATTATCAAGTTTGGTTAAACAGCCAAAAGACTTTGACAAGCAGCAGCTACTATAGACACCCCAACTGTCAAAACTTGTAGTAGTAGCAATCTACGAATTAACAAAGTCCGTTGACGTTGGTAAAGAATAAACTAGGGAATAGTTCGGGCTTGCCCATGTTGGTTGATTTGGTCGTTAACCAATTGATATGGATCTCATTATCCTCAAGTTCACTTTGGCCTATATAGTACTTTATTATTGGTCCTTAGTTTGCTGCATGCCCTGCATGATTTAAAGTTGCAGTAATATTTGAATAGAACCACAACAGCTTATTTTAGAATGACAAAGACAAGATTTTGAGTCAATAAAGCATGTTCTTCTTTTAATCAAATGAGAGCTGGTCGTATTAAAGCGACTTCTTACAGATTCCCTTCACATGATCCCCTATATATCATCTTCTTCAGCAATAATTCTGCCTGATTGCGACATTAATTACTTCTAGCTTTTCCTAGTGTGCGTCCTCTTGTCTGTTACTCATTTTATAAACAATGTTAAAAGAATATTTACAAAAAATCGAAGTGCTACATTGTTAGTTCAAATTAAATGGTAAAATTTGATACTTAATAAAGAAACATTTTTGCTAGGGATAAAACTTATAATTACTTTTAAAAACCGAAAACAAGGTGAGATCAGCTAGAATTCAAAGTCATATAAAATATAAGGTGTTTgtgttgtaattttcaatttattgGCTCGTGTTTTAGTTGCAACCATAGAACAAACATAATTTCATATGCAGGAATGGATAAATAAGATGAATAAGGCAGGAATAGATAAATGTTTGAACAGTTCTTTATGGGTCAAAATGTATCCTTAGAATAGTTAAGTGAAAATAGTATTGGTGGAACGTTCTCAGTTGTTGCTTGTCGAAATAATCTAAGAAACGGTGAAGTCCGTGGTCAAAGAGTCAGCAAGGGCTGAAGCAAAGGAGTCATCAAGGATTAAGGCCGAGGTCGAGCGCCCTTGACAGAGTTATAACGACTAGTTTCAAGATAGGACATAAAAGAGAATATTCTggtggatattctctgcacttgtattGTTAGAGTATTTAGGAATATGTtccatataaatagaaagagacactATGATAGGGGATAAgggatattcatttgtaaaatacACTTTAACTTTAAAGAAAGAATCAGATTTTATTgcaagcatacaaaaataatattttcacgAAAATTCTTGTCCATACTTTTCCTGAGAATAACTCATATATTCAAAGGCTTATCCATCACTGTCATAAGGAACAttcattgatttcatcatttccTGGTGACTCAACCATTCTATTTACATAAGTGTCATATATTGATGTTCATCACTATTTAATGCTATATTACTTCCTTTGACTTCTTAAATACTTATTGTGTGCGCTGTTGCTATTAAAAAATTGATTGTGTGTCGTCGTTGCTATTGAAAGTATATCTGCATATTATTTATTGCACTTCCGAGAATTTTATCTTTGGGATATTATTGTTAACTAAGATTAACCCTCATTTgtataaatttaattagttgaaccaaaatctatattttttggtcaaacggttTTTATCTATATTGACCCTTTTTAAAAAAGTTCATTATCTAATTCATTTATTAACAGATAATATGTAATTCCAAACGGCTGAAAAATATTAGTTCGGTAAATAGTATTTCTTCAGTTCCATTATATACGACATTTTTTCCTATTCTATttgtaaccaaaaaaaaaaacctttttctATTTGAATCTCTcttcattttaatttttattttacctTTAAAATACTTATAGATTTATGAATATCACAATATATTAAGGTTAGAAGTTTAATGTAACTATTGATACgttttaaaaaaatcatttattttaaaatttcgtACCTAAACAAATATTGCCACAAAAATAAAACGGGGAGGGTATGTTCCAATTAAACATGGACTGTCTCTAAGGGGCGATACAACAGAGACCTGAGAAATGTGAAATTTAACGAGACAAAAATCGGTATGGAATCCTAAGAGCAAGTGCGACCCCATGCCACGTTAGAGAGGGGTCCCACGGGCCCATCCCTTTGGCGTGGCACTAAAATACAAGTCAGAGAAGATGACTGAGatagcattaagcacaaagtgggTCCCTACCACATGGAACCCATGCATCTGTCTCTGCTCAGGGAAAAAAGAGAATCTGCGATCAACACTTTCTAACACGCATCATGTCTCAATTTATATTACTAGGAACACTACTGTATTCTTTCTTATCATGTCACTTCCACAAAAGTTGTTCACATTTCCTGTATTCATTGGATCCGAGGTTTCATCAGTTGAAATAAGCTATTTTGATAGTTTGAAAATTGAAAGAGAAATATGGAATCAAAATTTAGGGCCGTTTGGCCGTaagaaaattttcacttttttcaGAAATTATTGTTTATCTAtagaatttttaattttcagttgaaaatgaattttgaaatttttcaaaaatttaaaaaatttcaaaaggctctttttaaattttttttttacttcaaatcactcacaaaaattcaaaacacaagccaaattatattcatgtccaaacacaactctaactTTCAAATAACATTTTcgcttgaatttttttttaaatttttctcaaaattttacaattcttttttccaaacgcccacttaaaaTTCATTAGTTAAATACTGAAATTTAACTTCTATTGTTTCAAATGTATATgcttttttcctccttttttccAGTGCTATAAATATTAAACTATATTAACATGACAGCTTAGTAATATCTCTTTGTCACGTCAAGATTGGCTATTTGACCATAATCACCTACGTACTTAACTAATTGATTTAATGGTAACGCTACTAAACTTATATACGAAACATTAAATTTTACTCTCTTTTTTCAACATGAGATATTACTTATAGGGAGGATTCCTAAATCCTGAGGCGCGAATGATTTCGTTACTAACCATTACATTTTTTGTGTGGATCAAGGTACGAACCAAGTTAA
This DNA window, taken from Nicotiana tabacum cultivar K326 chromosome 4, ASM71507v2, whole genome shotgun sequence, encodes the following:
- the LOC107767238 gene encoding copper transport protein ATX1-like produces the protein MADMQIVPAGRNVEPQYVEMMVPLYSYGCERKVNKVLSHIKGIYSVKVDFEQQKVTVWGICNKYDVLTTVKSKRKEARFWNAEDNIGVMQESDSLSTPPSRHRFRASAAPPVALLTTRSLSWRALKKAFTRTYSF